A genomic region of Thermodesulfobacteriota bacterium contains the following coding sequences:
- a CDS encoding DUF4238 domain-containing protein: MTKKTSSKKHHYLPRHYLKGFTDKEGGFFVYDKSTTKIFPTAPDAAFFENDLNTVELPDGGFSDFLEGLYTGIENQSWGPLDKIRGSSFDAPIEPLDKMQLFLFLSFLYWRLPSNIKLAEELSREFFDGDNDLDYFKLLSKTGETVPKEVVERIRTSPAFKKTARSIVPFAPFFKDKDWWHSIDDWRFVYSGDQGKWFIVGDNPIVAHGNNDHDPVNCLKEFIFPISGNILLVAGHKHTDKTLPPGFAVQYGIGIIERAQRFVACQNKAFLEALIKHHDLHVQYDKTNIIIPELFKMLEEKERVPVDFKRV; this comes from the coding sequence ATGACGAAGAAGACTTCGAGTAAAAAACACCATTATCTTCCCAGACATTACTTAAAGGGATTTACTGATAAAGAGGGTGGTTTCTTCGTCTATGACAAATCTACTACCAAGATATTTCCCACCGCTCCTGATGCCGCTTTTTTTGAAAACGATTTGAATACAGTCGAACTACCGGATGGGGGGTTCTCAGATTTCTTAGAAGGTCTCTACACGGGGATTGAGAATCAATCTTGGGGGCCGTTGGACAAAATCAGAGGGTCTAGTTTTGACGCACCCATTGAACCTTTGGACAAAATGCAACTTTTTCTTTTCTTGTCGTTTCTGTACTGGAGGCTGCCGAGCAATATCAAACTCGCAGAAGAACTATCAAGAGAGTTTTTTGATGGAGATAACGATCTTGATTATTTCAAGCTCCTAAGTAAAACCGGTGAAACTGTGCCAAAAGAGGTAGTGGAAAGAATAAGAACCTCTCCAGCTTTCAAGAAAACTGCCAGGAGCATAGTGCCATTCGCCCCATTTTTTAAAGACAAGGACTGGTGGCATAGCATTGATGACTGGCGATTCGTCTATTCGGGAGATCAGGGTAAGTGGTTTATCGTAGGAGACAATCCGATCGTTGCTCACGGCAACAACGACCACGATCCTGTCAACTGTCTAAAAGAATTCATTTTTCCGATCTCTGGAAACATTCTTTTGGTCGCTGGCCATAAACATACTGATAAAACACTCCCTCCCGGTTTCGCAGTGCAGTACGGTATCGGAATCATAGAAAGAGCTCAGAGATTTGTTGCCTGTCAAAACAAAGCTTTTCTTGAGGCACTGATAAAGCACCATGACTTGCATGTTCAATATGACAAGACCAACATCATTATCCCGGAACTCTTTAAGATGCTGGAAGAAAAAGAAAGGGTTCCTGTCGATTTCAAAAGGGTATGA
- a CDS encoding N-6 DNA methylase, with protein sequence MSKTFDQGKDEVAKLCQYFAVNRQSFLAPGVKEAHVRQSLIDPFFEALGWDMRNAAMAAPQYREVITEDSLDVEGQQKAPDYTFRVGTLPKFYVEAKKCGVNISADPAPAYQLRRYGFSAKLALSILTDFDELGVYDCASRPRPGDKASHARIQYFGFTEYPDRWQEIWDVFSREAVWSGTFDQYAASKRKRGTSEVDGEFLKDIEGWRDVLARNLALRNSDLSADDLNAAVQRIIDRIIFLRMAEDRGLESYGQLLKLCEQPDIYDRFMSGLCRKADKKYNSGLFHFQKEHGVSDAPDTLTPRLAVDDKTIKTILQSLYFEHGCPYHFGVLPVEILGTVYERFLGKVIRLTAGHQAKVEEKPEVRKAGGVYYTPAYIVNYIVHNTIGKQIEGKSPADLSGGKTRPPFRVLDMACGSGSFLLGAYQFLLDHCLNWYQANPSKKHGKAVYQNSKGETCLTIAERKRILTTHIFGVDIDQQAVETTKLSLLLKALEGENDTSLSKQMLLFHERALPNLSDNIKCGNSLIASDFSMLPEDLVRVRAFDWSAQFPDAMKAGGVDVVIGNPPWGASLSDEEKKYLSQSYSCFQGNHDSYLFFIEKANTLLRNNGHTSFITPDSWIKVPQAEQLRRILLGNGNIASITTLPQKVFKGVSANCLIFAFTKGRETDKCQINILRPKSDLSNLAQCKFEENYKVNTAEWKTSPDAQFQIFQKREVSQIINRIGDRCAQAFRFLDVMQGIVPYSKENHSKETIEKRAFHSPKRLSDEYGIWIQGRAITRYCLTLKTVEYLRYGDWLHRPRKAKYFQGSRILIQEITGGHPPRIAACYCDAVLYHDPGIISCLVVENLHLKFLLGILNSRFLSWFHRYASPKGTRHAFPKVLIGDIRAFPIPRIQLSNPADKGRHDKLVALVDKMLTLTPKLREATSESEKAALQNAVTATDVEIDRLVYELYGLTEEEIKIVENDRRVP encoded by the coding sequence ATGAGTAAGACATTCGACCAGGGCAAAGATGAAGTTGCCAAGTTGTGTCAGTACTTCGCCGTTAACCGGCAGTCCTTCCTTGCCCCTGGCGTCAAGGAAGCCCACGTCCGCCAATCGCTCATAGACCCTTTTTTCGAAGCCCTGGGCTGGGACATGCGCAACGCCGCCATGGCCGCGCCCCAGTATCGCGAAGTCATTACCGAAGACAGCCTGGATGTGGAAGGCCAACAGAAGGCGCCCGACTACACTTTCCGCGTCGGCACCTTGCCGAAGTTCTACGTCGAAGCCAAGAAGTGCGGCGTTAATATCAGCGCCGATCCGGCGCCGGCCTATCAACTTCGCCGCTATGGCTTCAGCGCCAAACTGGCCCTGTCCATCCTGACCGACTTCGATGAACTGGGCGTGTACGATTGCGCCTCTCGCCCGCGACCCGGCGATAAGGCCAGCCATGCCCGCATCCAGTATTTCGGGTTCACCGAGTACCCTGACCGCTGGCAGGAGATTTGGGACGTGTTCTCGCGTGAGGCCGTCTGGTCCGGGACATTCGACCAGTATGCCGCCTCCAAGCGTAAGCGCGGCACCTCCGAGGTTGACGGCGAGTTTCTGAAGGATATCGAAGGCTGGCGCGATGTGCTGGCGCGGAATCTCGCCCTGCGCAACAGCGATTTGTCGGCGGACGATCTCAACGCCGCCGTTCAACGGATCATTGACCGGATCATCTTCCTGCGAATGGCCGAGGATCGCGGGCTGGAGTCTTACGGGCAACTGCTCAAACTCTGTGAGCAGCCCGACATCTACGACCGTTTTATGAGCGGATTATGCCGTAAGGCCGATAAGAAATATAATTCCGGTCTGTTTCATTTTCAGAAAGAACACGGCGTGTCTGATGCGCCGGACACGCTCACGCCGCGCCTGGCAGTGGACGACAAAACCATCAAAACCATTCTTCAAAGCCTCTACTTTGAGCATGGTTGCCCTTACCACTTCGGCGTCCTGCCCGTGGAAATTCTGGGTACGGTGTATGAGCGCTTTTTGGGCAAGGTCATCCGCCTGACTGCCGGGCATCAGGCCAAAGTCGAGGAAAAACCCGAAGTGCGCAAGGCCGGCGGCGTCTACTACACCCCGGCCTATATCGTGAATTACATCGTCCACAACACCATCGGCAAGCAGATTGAAGGCAAAAGCCCCGCCGATCTTTCCGGCGGCAAAACCAGACCTCCCTTTCGTGTGCTTGACATGGCCTGCGGCAGCGGCTCCTTCCTCCTGGGCGCCTATCAGTTCCTGCTCGACCATTGCCTGAACTGGTACCAGGCCAACCCTTCCAAGAAACATGGCAAAGCCGTCTATCAGAACTCCAAGGGCGAAACCTGTCTTACCATCGCCGAACGCAAACGCATCCTGACCACCCACATCTTCGGCGTCGATATCGACCAACAGGCCGTTGAAACCACCAAGCTCTCTTTGTTGTTAAAAGCCCTGGAAGGCGAAAACGATACCTCCCTCTCCAAGCAGATGCTTCTTTTCCACGAACGCGCCCTGCCGAATCTATCGGACAACATAAAGTGCGGAAACTCCCTGATCGCCTCCGACTTCTCCATGCTTCCCGAAGACCTCGTCCGCGTCCGCGCCTTTGACTGGTCCGCGCAATTCCCTGACGCCATGAAAGCCGGGGGGGTCGATGTGGTGATTGGGAATCCACCTTGGGGAGCAAGTCTCTCTGATGAAGAGAAGAAGTATCTGTCGCAGAGCTATTCATGCTTCCAAGGAAATCATGACAGCTACCTATTCTTCATAGAAAAGGCTAATACCCTTCTTAGGAACAATGGGCACACATCTTTTATCACTCCAGACTCGTGGATCAAAGTTCCTCAAGCCGAACAACTTCGTCGGATACTTCTCGGTAACGGAAACATCGCTTCGATCACAACATTACCTCAGAAGGTGTTCAAAGGCGTAAGCGCAAACTGTCTCATTTTTGCATTCACCAAGGGAAGAGAGACGGATAAGTGTCAAATCAATATCCTGAGACCTAAATCCGACCTGTCAAACCTAGCGCAATGCAAGTTTGAAGAGAACTACAAAGTAAACACAGCGGAGTGGAAAACGTCTCCTGATGCACAGTTCCAGATATTTCAGAAAAGGGAAGTCTCTCAAATTATCAACCGCATTGGCGACCGCTGTGCACAGGCGTTCCGATTTTTGGACGTCATGCAAGGAATTGTGCCATATTCGAAAGAGAACCATTCGAAGGAGACAATCGAAAAGCGAGCATTCCATTCCCCTAAGAGATTATCTGATGAGTACGGGATATGGATTCAAGGACGGGCGATCACTAGGTATTGTCTCACGCTCAAAACCGTCGAGTATCTGCGTTATGGTGACTGGTTGCACCGTCCGCGAAAGGCCAAGTACTTTCAAGGCTCCCGGATCTTAATTCAAGAGATAACTGGTGGGCATCCGCCAAGAATTGCTGCATGCTATTGCGATGCAGTTCTTTATCATGATCCAGGCATCATTTCATGCTTGGTTGTGGAAAATCTTCATCTGAAGTTTCTGCTCGGAATTTTGAATTCCCGTTTTCTGAGTTGGTTTCATCGTTACGCCTCGCCTAAGGGAACTAGGCATGCGTTTCCCAAAGTTCTCATCGGGGATATTCGAGCTTTTCCGATACCAAGGATACAGCTTTCAAATCCCGCCGATAAAGGGCGCCACGACAAACTGGTAGCTTTGGTGGACAAGATGCTAACACTGACGCCGAAGCTACGCGAGGCCACATCAGAATCCGAAAAAGCCGCATTGCAAAATGCCGTCACGGCGACCGATGTGGAGATCGACCGTCTGGTGTATGAACTATACGGCCTGACCGAAGAGGAAATCAAAATCGTTGAAAACGACCGGAGGGTTCCATGA
- a CDS encoding class I SAM-dependent methyltransferase yields the protein MTSNKSHWDNLFNRTEDTKLGWYEKDTAQTFKLLSQIPGLEKATVFLPGAGTSILIDDLIPNTGKLILNDISEEALNRVRRRLKEGSGKIIWLCQDIAQPITGLIPETDVWIDRAVLHFLTEENDIAGYFKNLTSILKTGGHAIFAEFSLTGAPKCAGLTLHRYSVDELSQRLGAAFTLVSQFDYTYINPSGDPRPYIYALFKREG from the coding sequence ATGACATCCAACAAGAGCCATTGGGATAATCTGTTTAACAGGACAGAAGATACAAAATTGGGGTGGTACGAAAAAGATACCGCCCAGACTTTCAAGCTGCTGAGCCAAATTCCAGGCCTGGAAAAAGCCACCGTCTTTCTCCCCGGCGCCGGCACTTCCATTCTCATAGACGACCTTATTCCTAATACAGGCAAGCTGATCCTCAATGACATCAGCGAGGAGGCGTTAAATCGGGTAAGACGACGATTAAAAGAGGGCAGCGGGAAAATTATATGGCTTTGCCAGGACATTGCGCAACCGATTACCGGTCTCATACCGGAAACGGATGTCTGGATTGACAGGGCTGTCTTACATTTTCTAACCGAAGAAAATGACATTGCAGGATATTTTAAAAACCTTACGTCTATCTTAAAGACAGGGGGCCATGCCATATTTGCCGAGTTTTCATTAACAGGTGCGCCCAAATGCGCCGGATTGACGCTTCACAGATATTCCGTTGATGAACTCTCTCAAAGGCTGGGGGCGGCCTTTACGCTTGTGTCTCAATTTGACTACACTTACATCAATCCTTCCGGTGATCCCAGGCCATACATTTATGCGCTGTTTAAAAGAGAAGGATAG
- the fbaA gene encoding class II fructose-bisphosphate aldolase: protein MPVADYATYCKMLERAREGRFAYPAINVTSLTTANAVLKGLAESKSDGIVQVSTGGGAFASGSAVKDMALGAMSIAEHVHRAAARYPIYVALHTDHCQADKLDQFVMPLVEETERRRAAGLPNLFSSHMFDGSALPLTENLDIAVKLLERFRKNELILEIEAGVVGGEEDGVKGEAGAKLYTTPEDTLEVARRLNAVQGGRYLLAATFGNVHGVYKPGHVKLKPSILKDCQEAVVAKYGENARFHLVFHGGSGSEIADIHEAIDYGVIKMNIDTDTQYTFTRPIADHMLKNYNGVLKIDGEVGDKKLYDPRNYLAQGEKAMAERVKVAAGDLRSVGTTMFKG, encoded by the coding sequence ATGCCGGTAGCTGATTATGCAACTTACTGTAAAATGCTGGAAAGGGCCCGGGAAGGCCGTTTTGCCTATCCCGCCATCAACGTCACCTCCCTGACCACCGCCAACGCGGTGCTCAAAGGCCTGGCCGAAAGCAAAAGCGACGGCATCGTCCAGGTGTCCACCGGCGGCGGGGCTTTTGCTTCCGGTTCAGCCGTAAAAGACATGGCCCTTGGCGCCATGTCCATCGCCGAGCACGTGCACCGGGCCGCGGCCCGATACCCGATCTATGTCGCCCTGCACACCGACCACTGCCAGGCGGACAAGCTCGACCAGTTTGTCATGCCGCTGGTGGAAGAGACGGAGCGGCGGCGGGCCGCGGGGCTGCCGAACCTGTTCAGCAGTCACATGTTCGACGGCAGCGCCCTGCCCCTTACCGAGAATCTCGATATCGCCGTCAAACTGCTGGAGCGGTTCCGGAAGAATGAACTCATCCTGGAAATAGAAGCCGGCGTGGTGGGCGGAGAGGAGGACGGCGTCAAAGGCGAGGCCGGCGCCAAGCTCTATACCACCCCGGAGGACACCCTGGAAGTAGCCCGGCGGCTGAACGCCGTCCAGGGCGGCCGCTACCTGCTGGCCGCCACCTTCGGCAATGTCCACGGGGTATACAAGCCCGGCCATGTCAAACTCAAGCCGTCCATTCTCAAGGACTGCCAGGAGGCGGTGGTCGCGAAATACGGGGAAAACGCCCGTTTTCACCTCGTCTTTCACGGCGGCTCCGGGTCGGAGATCGCCGACATCCACGAGGCCATCGACTACGGCGTCATCAAAATGAATATCGACACCGACACCCAGTACACCTTCACCCGTCCCATTGCCGATCATATGCTGAAGAACTATAACGGCGTGCTCAAGATTGACGGCGAAGTCGGGGACAAGAAACTCTATGACCCCCGCAACTACCTGGCCCAGGGGGAAAAAGCCATGGCCGAAAGGGTGAAAGTAGCGGCCGGCGATCTGCGGTCCGTCGGAACAACGATGTTCAAGGGGTAA
- the pyk gene encoding pyruvate kinase → MTLPANKTKIICTIGPASESPEVMEKMIRAGMNIARLNFSHGSFDSHRKVVNNLRAAARAVGRRVVLMADLSGPKMRIGKIAGEPVELLPGDTFMLTTDDIIGDADKASVSFQTLPQAVKAGDTLFLNDGIIQIDVTEVRGNDVVCRVVAGGELRSRKGLNLPGIRLGISAFTERDHECLRFAAEEKVDAVCQSFVESGDDIRAVRQAADALDYHPFIIAKIERSNALDHMDDILDASDGIMIARGDLGVEVPIEKIAVIQKEIMKQANRRARPVITATQMLESMTENKRPTRAEATDVSNAILDGTDCVMLSGESAMGRYPVAAVEMLVKIAAAVEPKRRQITVKEMFQDADIRNRLKPDHLIAIAVESCLEYALPAAVFTPTHGGGTARSLSRFKLPVWTIAVSSQERTCQNLVFSNGVYPVYDPDHPEDWNTFIREWMKTHGVTGEMAILTEGPSSKFPNANNRMEIIRIHNQ, encoded by the coding sequence ATGACGCTTCCTGCCAATAAAACAAAAATCATCTGCACCATCGGACCGGCTTCGGAATCGCCGGAAGTCATGGAAAAAATGATCCGGGCCGGGATGAACATCGCCCGACTCAACTTTTCCCACGGCTCCTTTGACAGCCACCGGAAAGTGGTCAACAACCTGAGAGCCGCGGCCCGGGCCGTCGGCCGTCGGGTGGTCCTGATGGCCGACCTGTCCGGGCCCAAGATGCGCATCGGCAAGATCGCCGGGGAACCGGTGGAACTCCTGCCGGGCGACACCTTTATGCTGACCACCGATGACATTATCGGAGACGCGGATAAAGCCTCGGTCTCTTTTCAGACCCTGCCCCAGGCGGTCAAGGCCGGCGACACTCTCTTTTTAAACGACGGCATCATCCAGATCGATGTGACCGAGGTCAGGGGGAACGACGTCGTCTGCCGGGTGGTGGCCGGTGGTGAATTACGGTCCCGTAAGGGGCTCAACCTGCCGGGCATCCGCCTGGGCATCAGCGCCTTTACGGAACGCGACCACGAGTGCCTCAGGTTCGCCGCCGAGGAGAAGGTCGACGCCGTCTGCCAGTCCTTTGTCGAGAGCGGCGACGACATCCGGGCCGTGCGCCAGGCGGCCGACGCCCTGGACTACCACCCCTTCATCATCGCCAAGATCGAGCGGTCCAACGCCCTGGATCACATGGACGATATCCTCGACGCCTCCGACGGCATCATGATCGCCCGGGGGGACCTGGGCGTCGAGGTCCCCATCGAAAAAATCGCCGTCATCCAGAAGGAGATCATGAAGCAGGCCAACCGCCGGGCCAGGCCGGTCATCACCGCCACCCAGATGCTGGAATCCATGACCGAAAACAAGCGGCCGACCCGGGCCGAGGCCACGGATGTGTCCAACGCCATTCTCGACGGCACCGACTGCGTCATGCTTTCGGGCGAATCGGCCATGGGCCGGTATCCCGTGGCGGCCGTGGAGATGCTGGTCAAGATCGCCGCCGCCGTGGAACCGAAGCGGCGGCAGATAACGGTCAAAGAAATGTTTCAGGATGCCGACATCCGCAACCGTCTCAAGCCCGATCATCTCATCGCCATCGCGGTCGAATCCTGCCTGGAATATGCCCTGCCGGCGGCGGTGTTCACGCCCACCCACGGCGGCGGCACCGCCCGGAGCCTGTCGCGCTTCAAGCTCCCGGTCTGGACCATCGCGGTCAGTTCCCAGGAGCGGACCTGCCAGAACCTCGTATTCTCTAACGGCGTCTATCCGGTTTACGATCCGGATCATCCGGAAGACTGGAACACCTTTATCCGGGAATGGATGAAAACGCATGGAGTGACGGGTGAGATGGCGATCCTGACGGAAGGCCCGTCCTCCAAGTTCCCCAACGCCAACAACCGCATGGAAATCATCCGGATTCATAACCAGTAA
- the pta gene encoding phosphate acetyltransferase — translation MSKGIYIGSAEPRSGKCVLALGVMEMLAGRGGRVGFFRPMVAGDNRQDHITRLITGRYNLTFPYEKLYGCTYDQAKELLIQDRPDDLLKLILEKYKALESECDVILSVGSDFTGAAVTFEFDFNARLANNLGCGMLAVVNGYGREFTEIIDAAQLFIDSLQDRKCDVLALAVNRVAPSRVDAVAGELKMLMPSGIPAYVLPELDILEKPTVGEIAVVLGADLLIGHAESLNRDVRNFKVAAMELPHFLDHIEEESLIIVPGDRSDIIIGSLLADHAKTYPRISGIILTGGIRPSAQVMRLLQGLGDIPVPVIAMPTDTYTTALKVSSLEGILDAGNSRKIAAALGIIESRINAAELMGRLAADRSDRITPLMFEYEIIRRAKSDKKHIVLPEGSEERILRAAEILAMRQVVRMTLLGDPEAIRSKAASLGISLAGVNIVDPLTSDRRTVYAQAYSELRKHKGVTFEMAFDVMADVSYFGTMMVHFNEADGMVSGSINTTQHTIRPAFEIIKTRPDCAIVSSVFFMCLPDHVVVFGDCAVNPDPDAGQLADIAVSSAETARSFGIEPRVALLSYSTGDSGKGAEVDKVREAAKIARKNRPDLKIEGPIQYDAAVDAGVARTKLPGSEVAGRATVLIFPDLNTGNNTYKAVQRSSDAVAVGPVLQGLNKPVNDLSRGCTVTDIVNTVAITAIQAQTAGVGK, via the coding sequence ATGAGTAAAGGGATATACATCGGCAGCGCCGAACCCCGCAGCGGCAAGTGCGTCCTGGCTCTGGGCGTCATGGAAATGCTGGCCGGCCGGGGGGGAAGAGTGGGATTTTTCCGCCCAATGGTCGCGGGCGACAACCGGCAGGATCATATCACCCGTCTTATTACCGGGCGATACAATCTGACGTTTCCTTATGAGAAACTCTACGGCTGTACCTACGACCAAGCCAAAGAGCTGCTGATTCAGGACCGGCCGGACGACCTGCTCAAGCTGATTCTGGAAAAATACAAAGCCCTGGAAAGCGAATGCGACGTCATTCTGTCCGTGGGCTCCGATTTTACCGGCGCCGCCGTGACTTTTGAATTCGACTTCAACGCCCGGCTGGCCAACAACCTGGGATGCGGCATGCTGGCCGTCGTCAATGGATACGGCAGGGAATTCACGGAAATCATCGACGCCGCCCAGCTTTTCATCGACTCTCTCCAGGATCGCAAGTGCGACGTCCTGGCCCTGGCCGTCAACCGGGTTGCCCCGTCGCGGGTCGACGCGGTCGCCGGAGAACTGAAAATGCTCATGCCCTCCGGTATTCCCGCCTATGTTCTCCCGGAACTGGATATCCTTGAAAAACCAACAGTCGGTGAAATCGCCGTGGTCCTCGGCGCGGACCTGCTCATCGGTCACGCGGAAAGCCTGAACCGGGATGTCAGGAACTTCAAGGTGGCGGCCATGGAGTTGCCCCACTTTCTGGATCATATCGAGGAGGAAAGCCTTATCATCGTGCCCGGCGACCGTTCCGATATCATCATCGGCAGTCTTCTGGCCGATCATGCCAAAACCTACCCCCGCATCTCCGGCATTATTCTGACCGGAGGGATCAGGCCCTCGGCCCAGGTCATGCGGCTGCTGCAAGGACTCGGGGACATCCCCGTGCCGGTCATCGCCATGCCGACGGATACCTACACCACGGCCCTGAAAGTCAGCTCCCTGGAAGGGATTCTTGACGCCGGCAACAGCCGGAAAATAGCCGCCGCCCTGGGCATCATCGAATCCCGGATCAATGCCGCCGAACTCATGGGACGCCTCGCCGCCGACCGTTCCGACCGAATCACGCCCCTGATGTTTGAATATGAAATCATCCGGCGGGCCAAATCGGACAAAAAGCACATCGTCCTTCCGGAAGGATCGGAGGAACGAATCCTCCGGGCCGCGGAAATCCTGGCCATGCGCCAGGTGGTGCGGATGACCCTGCTGGGTGATCCGGAGGCCATCCGGAGCAAGGCGGCCTCCCTGGGTATTTCCCTGGCCGGCGTGAATATTGTCGATCCCCTGACCTCGGACCGGCGGACGGTCTACGCGCAAGCTTACAGCGAACTCCGCAAGCACAAGGGCGTCACCTTCGAGATGGCCTTTGATGTCATGGCCGACGTGAGTTATTTCGGCACCATGATGGTCCATTTCAACGAGGCCGACGGCATGGTGTCCGGATCGATCAACACCACCCAGCACACCATCCGCCCGGCCTTTGAAATCATCAAGACCCGGCCGGATTGCGCCATTGTTTCCAGCGTGTTCTTCATGTGCCTGCCCGATCACGTGGTCGTATTCGGGGACTGCGCCGTCAACCCGGACCCGGACGCCGGGCAACTGGCCGATATCGCCGTCAGCTCAGCCGAGACGGCCCGGTCCTTCGGCATCGAGCCCCGGGTCGCCCTGCTCAGCTATTCCACCGGCGATTCAGGCAAGGGCGCCGAAGTCGACAAGGTCCGGGAGGCAGCGAAAATCGCCAGAAAAAATCGGCCCGATCTGAAAATCGAAGGCCCCATCCAGTATGACGCCGCGGTCGATGCCGGTGTGGCCAGGACCAAGCTGCCGGGAAGCGAGGTCGCCGGCCGCGCCACGGTCCTGATTTTCCCGGACCTGAACACCGGCAACAACACCTACAAGGCGGTCCAGCGCTCGTCCGATGCCGTGGCCGTCGGGCCTGTTCTCCAGGGCCTTAACAAACCCGTCAATGACCTCAGCCGGGGGTGCACGGTCACCGACATCGTCAACACCGTGGCCATCACCGCCATTCAGGCCCAGACCGCGGGAGTCGGAAAATGA
- a CDS encoding acetate kinase, whose amino-acid sequence MRVIVVNCGSSSIKYETFDVNGLIPVTAGLLENIGGPDSRLKHRYRTADGAWHEQVEKRPVADHREGFACILDVSGRARADSAQMNIFGVGHRVVHGGEKFTRPVIIDESSLDTLRALVPLAPLHNPANITGITVMREMLPEVLQVAVFDTAFHQTMPPEAFLYALPYEYYQDHGVRRYGFHGSSHRYVAGEAARHLNAPPGKLNLITLHLGNGASAAAIERGKCVDTSMGLTPLEGLVMGTRCGDLDPAIPFFLAGKTGRPVEEMEAVLNRESGLKGLCGVNDMREIQRRAGEGNARARLALDMFCYRVKKYIGAYYAALGTVDAIVFTGGIGENSAAVREKSCRGLSALGIMVDPGRNNRVAGPVTEIQDDRGRVKVLVIPTNEELEIARQTIATIKAGRNPEA is encoded by the coding sequence ATGAGAGTCATTGTCGTCAATTGCGGAAGCTCCTCCATCAAATACGAAACCTTCGACGTGAACGGGCTGATCCCGGTCACGGCCGGCCTCCTGGAAAACATCGGCGGGCCGGACAGCCGCCTGAAGCACCGCTACCGCACCGCCGACGGCGCCTGGCATGAACAGGTTGAAAAGCGCCCCGTCGCCGACCACCGCGAAGGGTTTGCCTGTATCCTGGACGTGTCGGGCCGGGCACGGGCGGACAGCGCTCAGATGAATATATTCGGCGTGGGCCACCGGGTGGTGCACGGCGGCGAAAAGTTCACGCGGCCCGTCATCATAGACGAGTCCTCACTGGATACCCTCAGGGCACTGGTGCCGCTGGCACCGCTCCACAATCCGGCCAACATTACCGGCATTACCGTCATGCGCGAAATGCTGCCCGAGGTGCTTCAGGTGGCGGTCTTTGACACGGCCTTTCACCAGACCATGCCGCCGGAGGCTTTTCTCTATGCCCTGCCCTATGAATACTACCAGGACCATGGCGTCCGCCGCTACGGGTTCCACGGGTCATCTCACCGCTATGTGGCCGGAGAAGCGGCCCGGCATCTTAACGCTCCGCCGGGAAAACTCAATCTGATCACCCTCCACCTGGGCAACGGCGCCAGTGCGGCCGCCATCGAACGCGGCAAGTGCGTCGACACCTCCATGGGGCTGACCCCCCTGGAGGGCCTGGTCATGGGAACCCGTTGCGGCGATCTGGATCCGGCCATTCCTTTTTTCCTGGCCGGGAAAACCGGCCGGCCGGTGGAGGAAATGGAAGCCGTCCTCAACCGGGAAAGCGGGCTCAAGGGCCTGTGCGGCGTCAACGACATGAGGGAAATCCAGCGCCGGGCCGGCGAAGGCAATGCCCGGGCGCGGCTGGCTTTGGACATGTTCTGCTATCGCGTCAAAAAATACATCGGCGCCTATTACGCGGCCCTGGGCACCGTCGACGCCATCGTCTTTACCGGCGGGATCGGAGAAAATTCGGCGGCCGTCAGGGAGAAGTCATGCCGGGGCCTGTCAGCCCTGGGCATCATGGTCGATCCGGGCAGAAACAACCGGGTCGCCGGACCGGTCACGGAAATCCAGGACGACCGGGGCCGGGTCAAAGTGCTGGTCATCCCTACCAACGAAGAACTGGAAATCGCCCGGCAGACCATTGCCACGATCAAGGCCGGCAGGAACCCGGAGGCATGA
- a CDS encoding GNAT family N-acetyltransferase — protein sequence MMEIKNYAADETLKNGRRVTIRAIRPTDRDELVAALKELDDQSLYRRFFSMKKNFSEKELKAATEVDFDRVVALVTCLPEQEDGKLIGGCRYAVFDNPDMAEVAFTVRKGYHGLGLGGLMFKRLAGIAKDRGIKALCAEVLSENTPMLKVFKRGGFPIKFKQESGVTHVTMSLTG from the coding sequence ATGATGGAGATAAAAAACTACGCGGCTGACGAGACGCTTAAAAACGGACGGCGGGTGACTATCCGGGCCATCCGTCCGACCGACCGGGATGAACTGGTGGCGGCACTGAAGGAACTCGACGACCAGTCCCTCTACCGCCGTTTTTTTTCAATGAAAAAAAACTTTTCCGAAAAAGAGCTGAAGGCGGCCACCGAGGTCGACTTTGACCGGGTGGTGGCGCTGGTGACCTGCCTGCCGGAACAGGAGGACGGAAAACTGATCGGCGGATGCCGTTATGCCGTATTCGATAATCCGGACATGGCGGAGGTGGCGTTTACCGTCCGCAAAGGGTATCACGGCCTCGGCCTGGGCGGCCTGATGTTCAAGCGCCTGGCCGGAATCGCGAAAGACAGAGGAATCAAAGCGTTATGCGCGGAAGTCCTGTCGGAGAACACGCCCATGCTGAAGGTGTTCAAGCGCGGCGGTTTTCCGATTAAATTCAAACAGGAATCGGGCGTGACCCATGTGACCATGTCCCTGACCGGGTAA